A single window of Agromyces aureus DNA harbors:
- the serA gene encoding phosphoglycerate dehydrogenase, translating into MSKPVVLIAEELSPATVDALGPDFDVRNVDGTDRAALLSALSEANAILVRSATKVDAEAIAAAPKLQVIARAGVGLDNVDIKAATTAGVMVVNAPTSNIISAAELTVGHILSLARHIPAAHSALAQGEWKRSHYTGTELYEKTVGIIGLGRIGALITARLQAFGVEVIAYDPYITAARAQQLGVQTVSLDELLERSDFITIHMPKTPETTGMISTEQLAKMKPSAYIVNVARGGLIDEEALHEALVAGTIAGAGLDVFVTEPPRESPLLALPNVIVTPHLGASTDEAQEKAGVSVAKSVRLALAGELVPDAVNVAGGIIDPYVRPGIPLVEKLGQLFSGLAQGALTSLDVEVHGELSEYDVKVLKLAALKGVFTNVVSESVSYVNAPLLAEQRGIDVRLIVDAESAEFRNVITLSGAVADGRQISVSGTLTGTKQVEKLVGINGYELEVPIADIHIVMEYADRPGIVAVYGREFGEAGINIAGMQIARREAGGSALSVLTVDSPVPADVLDRVREAIDASVFVEIDITE; encoded by the coding sequence GTGTCAAAGCCGGTCGTGCTGATCGCCGAAGAACTCTCGCCCGCCACCGTCGACGCCCTCGGGCCCGACTTCGACGTCCGCAACGTCGATGGCACCGACCGCGCAGCCCTGCTGTCCGCGCTCTCCGAGGCCAACGCGATCCTGGTGCGCTCCGCCACCAAGGTCGACGCCGAGGCCATCGCCGCAGCGCCCAAGCTGCAGGTCATCGCCCGAGCGGGCGTCGGCCTCGACAACGTCGACATCAAGGCGGCCACGACCGCCGGCGTCATGGTCGTGAACGCGCCGACGTCGAACATCATCTCCGCGGCCGAGCTCACGGTCGGCCACATCCTGAGCCTCGCGCGCCACATCCCCGCGGCGCACTCCGCGCTCGCGCAGGGCGAGTGGAAGCGGTCGCACTACACCGGCACCGAGCTCTACGAGAAGACCGTCGGCATCATCGGCCTCGGTCGCATCGGCGCGCTCATCACCGCGCGCCTGCAGGCGTTCGGCGTCGAGGTCATCGCGTACGACCCCTACATCACGGCGGCTCGTGCGCAGCAGCTCGGCGTGCAGACCGTCTCGCTCGACGAACTGCTCGAGCGCAGCGACTTCATCACGATCCACATGCCGAAGACCCCCGAGACGACCGGCATGATCTCGACCGAGCAGCTCGCGAAGATGAAGCCGTCGGCCTACATCGTGAACGTCGCGCGTGGCGGCCTCATCGACGAGGAGGCGCTGCACGAGGCGCTCGTCGCGGGCACCATCGCGGGCGCCGGCCTCGACGTCTTCGTCACCGAGCCGCCGCGCGAGTCGCCGCTGCTCGCGCTGCCGAACGTGATCGTCACGCCCCACCTCGGCGCGTCGACCGACGAGGCGCAAGAGAAGGCGGGCGTCTCCGTCGCGAAGTCGGTGCGCCTCGCGCTCGCCGGTGAACTCGTGCCCGACGCCGTCAACGTCGCGGGCGGCATCATCGACCCCTACGTGCGCCCCGGCATCCCGCTCGTCGAGAAGCTCGGCCAGCTCTTCTCCGGCCTCGCACAGGGTGCGCTCACGAGCCTCGACGTCGAGGTGCACGGCGAGCTCTCCGAGTACGACGTCAAGGTGCTGAAGCTCGCCGCGCTCAAGGGCGTCTTCACGAACGTCGTGAGCGAGTCCGTCTCGTACGTGAACGCCCCGCTGCTCGCCGAGCAGCGCGGCATCGACGTGCGCCTCATCGTCGACGCCGAGTCGGCCGAGTTCCGCAACGTCATCACCCTGAGCGGCGCCGTCGCCGACGGCCGCCAGATCTCGGTCTCGGGCACCCTGACCGGCACGAAGCAGGTCGAGAAGCTCGTCGGCATCAACGGCTACGAGCTCGAGGTGCCGATCGCCGACATCCACATCGTCATGGAGTACGCCGACCGCCCGGGCATCGTCGCGGTCTACGGGCGCGAGTTCGGCGAGGCCGGCATCAACATCGCTGGCATGCAGATCGCGCGTCGCGAGGCCGGCGGCAGCGCGCTCAGCGTGCTCACGGTCGATTCGCCGGTTCCGGCCGACGTGCTCGATCGCGTGCGCGAGGCGATCGACGCCTCGGTCTTCGTCGAGATCGACATCACCGAGTAG
- a CDS encoding TetR/AcrR family transcriptional regulator translates to MSRPPAAREAVLDAFERLIIADGERGATLDATARAAGVSKGGLLYHFGSRQALIAGLIERLHRLVDDDVARIDEAPEGPIAYFVRSSLEIETALDRSFIATVRLAQGGDRDAGVAIEEVRDRWLVELGRHVSDPALAIAITLIGDGLYYHSALRAEAVDDASTAGDFTPKQMDALVALLERLVTDGR, encoded by the coding sequence ATGAGCCGTCCTCCCGCCGCACGCGAAGCCGTGCTCGACGCCTTCGAACGGCTGATCATCGCCGACGGCGAACGCGGCGCGACCCTCGACGCGACGGCACGTGCCGCCGGCGTCTCGAAGGGCGGGCTGCTGTACCACTTCGGTTCACGCCAGGCGCTCATCGCCGGCCTCATCGAGCGACTGCACCGCCTCGTCGACGACGACGTCGCGCGCATCGACGAAGCCCCCGAGGGCCCGATCGCCTACTTCGTGCGGTCCTCGCTCGAGATCGAGACGGCCCTCGACCGCAGCTTCATCGCGACCGTGCGTCTCGCACAGGGCGGCGACCGCGACGCCGGCGTCGCCATCGAGGAGGTGCGCGACCGCTGGCTCGTCGAACTCGGGCGCCACGTCAGCGACCCGGCCCTCGCGATCGCCATCACGCTCATCGGCGACGGCCTCTACTATCACTCGGCACTCCGCGCCGAGGCCGTCGACGACGCCTCGACCGCCGGCGACTTCACCCCCAAGCAGATGGACGCGCTCGTCGCCCTGCTCGAACGCCTCGTCACCGACGGGCGCTGA
- a CDS encoding MFS transporter, which produces MTENLTTPTTTTDLDPRTVDGARGETSRAAVEPGSRAPRRAWFALAVLMLPVLLVSIDNTVLSFALPEISLALAPTAAQQLWIIDAYPLVLAGLLVAMGSAGDRFGRRRMLLIGSVGFALVSIGAAFAPTAEALIAARALLGFFGAMLMPSTLSLLRTTFTDREQRRLAIAIWATGFAAGSAFGPIVGGVLLEHFAWGSVFLLAVPVLVPLIILVPLLIPESRDPNPGRIDVVSIVLSLAAMVPIVFGIKSIATEGLDATGILAIAVGAACALWFVRRQLRSETPMLDVRLFAKGSFGGAVLVNLFSVIALVGFLYFVSQHLQLIAGLSPVQAGLALVPGLVAMIIAGLAVVPVARRVRPRVLVPVALALSASGYLVIALFTDAASIAPIVLAFVLLGVGIGAAETVSNELILSSAPPAKAGAASAVSETAYELGAVLGTAVLGSILAAHYRAALVLPASLTGAQADAARETLAGTSAVAEQLPAGVADQLLASAAVAFDGGVVLTSLIGVGLMLGAAVIAAVTLRNPVEVREH; this is translated from the coding sequence ATGACCGAGAACCTGACGACCCCGACGACCACCACCGACCTCGACCCGCGCACGGTCGACGGCGCGCGCGGCGAGACCTCGCGCGCCGCCGTCGAGCCCGGCTCGCGCGCCCCGCGCCGCGCCTGGTTCGCCCTCGCCGTGCTGATGCTGCCCGTGCTGCTCGTCTCGATCGACAACACGGTGCTGAGCTTCGCGCTGCCCGAGATCTCGCTCGCGCTCGCCCCGACCGCCGCGCAGCAGCTCTGGATCATCGACGCCTACCCGCTCGTGCTGGCCGGACTGCTGGTGGCCATGGGTAGCGCGGGCGACCGGTTCGGCCGCCGCCGCATGCTGCTCATCGGCTCGGTGGGCTTCGCCCTCGTCTCGATCGGTGCGGCCTTCGCGCCCACCGCCGAGGCGCTCATCGCCGCGCGTGCCCTGCTCGGATTCTTCGGCGCGATGCTCATGCCGTCGACCCTGTCGTTGCTCCGCACGACCTTCACCGACCGCGAGCAGCGCCGACTCGCGATCGCGATCTGGGCGACCGGCTTCGCGGCCGGCAGCGCATTCGGCCCGATCGTCGGCGGCGTGCTGCTCGAGCACTTCGCGTGGGGCTCGGTGTTCCTGCTCGCGGTGCCCGTGCTCGTGCCGCTCATCATCCTCGTGCCGCTGCTGATCCCCGAGAGCCGCGACCCGAACCCGGGTCGCATCGACGTCGTGAGCATCGTGCTCTCGCTCGCCGCCATGGTGCCGATCGTGTTCGGCATCAAGTCGATCGCGACCGAGGGGCTCGACGCCACCGGCATCCTCGCGATCGCCGTCGGAGCGGCCTGCGCGCTCTGGTTCGTGCGTCGCCAGCTCCGCAGCGAGACGCCCATGCTCGACGTGCGACTCTTCGCGAAGGGCTCGTTCGGCGGTGCGGTGCTCGTGAACCTGTTCAGCGTCATCGCGCTCGTCGGGTTCCTCTACTTCGTGTCGCAGCACCTCCAGCTCATCGCGGGGCTCAGCCCCGTGCAGGCCGGACTCGCCCTCGTGCCGGGACTCGTCGCGATGATCATCGCCGGCCTCGCGGTCGTGCCGGTCGCCCGTCGGGTCCGCCCGCGGGTGCTCGTGCCCGTCGCGCTCGCCCTCTCGGCCTCGGGATACCTCGTGATCGCCCTGTTCACGGATGCCGCTTCGATCGCCCCGATCGTGCTCGCGTTCGTGCTGCTCGGCGTGGGCATCGGCGCGGCCGAGACCGTGTCGAACGAGCTCATCCTCTCGAGCGCGCCGCCCGCGAAGGCCGGAGCCGCGTCGGCGGTCTCCGAGACGGCCTACGAGCTCGGTGCCGTACTCGGCACCGCGGTGCTCGGCAGCATCCTCGCGGCGCACTACCGGGCCGCGCTCGTGCTCCCCGCGTCGCTCACCGGGGCCCAGGCGGATGCCGCGCGCGAGACGCTCGCGGGCACCTCGGCGGTCGCCGAGCAGCTGCCCGCCGGCGTCGCCGACCAGTTGCTCGCCTCGGCGGCCGTCGCCTTCGACGGCGGTGTGGTGCTCACGTCGCTCATCGGCGTCGGCCTCATGCTCGGGGCCGCGGTCATCGCGGCGGTCACGCTGCGCAATCCGGTCGAGGTGCGCGAGCACTGA
- a CDS encoding DUF6458 family protein, producing MSIGLGIVLFVIGAILAFALNIGVDWINLQLVGYILMAAGAVVVILGLVLMARRRRTISTSQTSIDPASGTQVRRDETSAPDSTAY from the coding sequence ATGAGCATCGGACTCGGCATCGTCCTTTTCGTGATCGGCGCGATCCTCGCATTCGCGCTGAACATCGGCGTCGACTGGATCAACCTCCAGCTCGTCGGATACATCCTGATGGCCGCGGGCGCGGTCGTCGTGATCCTCGGCCTCGTGCTGATGGCACGGCGCCGTCGCACGATCTCGACGTCGCAGACGAGCATCGACCCGGCATCCGGCACGCAGGTCCGTCGCGACGAGACCAGCGCGCCCGACTCGACCGCGTACTGA
- a CDS encoding 3-isopropylmalate dehydrogenase yields MVRTLKLAVIPGDGIGPEVVGEALKALDAAVRGTDLVIEQTPYSLGAARYLETGDVLTDDDLAAIKQHDAILLGAVGGTPGDPRLAGANIERGLLLKLRFELDHYVNLRPTVLHPGVVSPLSNPGEVDFVVVREGTEGPYVGNGGAIRTGTPAEVANEVSVNTAYGVERVVRYAFAAASARPRKKLTLVHKTNVLVFAGSLWKRTVDAVAAEFPEVAVDYLHVDAATIFFVTDPARFDVIVTDNLFGDILTDLAGAISGGIGLAASGNINPDGRFPSMFEPVHGSAPDIAGKGIADPTAAILSVALLLRHLGEADAAAGVERAVAADIAERGDATRSTSQVGDAIAARIGSLD; encoded by the coding sequence ATGGTACGAACGCTCAAGCTCGCGGTCATCCCCGGTGACGGCATCGGACCCGAGGTGGTCGGCGAGGCGCTGAAGGCGCTCGACGCGGCCGTCCGCGGCACCGATCTCGTCATCGAGCAGACGCCCTACTCGTTGGGAGCCGCGCGCTACCTCGAGACCGGCGACGTGCTGACCGACGACGACCTCGCCGCGATCAAGCAGCATGATGCGATCCTGCTCGGCGCGGTCGGCGGCACGCCGGGCGATCCCCGCCTGGCCGGGGCGAACATCGAGCGCGGCCTGCTGCTGAAGCTCCGCTTCGAGCTCGATCACTACGTGAACCTCCGGCCGACGGTGCTGCACCCCGGCGTCGTGAGCCCGCTCTCGAACCCGGGCGAGGTCGACTTCGTCGTCGTGCGCGAGGGCACCGAAGGCCCGTACGTCGGCAACGGCGGCGCGATCCGCACCGGGACCCCCGCCGAGGTCGCCAACGAAGTGTCGGTGAACACCGCCTACGGCGTCGAGCGCGTGGTGCGCTACGCGTTCGCCGCGGCATCCGCCCGACCGCGCAAGAAGCTCACCCTCGTGCACAAGACGAACGTGCTCGTGTTCGCCGGCTCGCTCTGGAAGCGCACGGTCGACGCCGTCGCAGCCGAGTTCCCCGAGGTCGCCGTCGATTACCTGCACGTCGACGCCGCGACGATCTTCTTCGTCACGGATCCTGCTAGATTCGACGTCATCGTCACGGACAACCTCTTCGGCGACATCCTCACCGATCTGGCCGGCGCAATCAGCGGCGGCATCGGTCTCGCAGCCTCGGGCAACATCAACCCCGACGGCCGATTCCCCAGCATGTTCGAGCCGGTTCACGGTTCCGCACCCGACATCGCCGGGAAGGGCATCGCCGACCCCACTGCCGCGATCCTGTCCGTCGCCCTCCTGCTCCGCCATCTCGGTGAAGCGGATGCCGCGGCCGGGGTCGAGCGTGCGGTCGCCGCCGACATCGCCGAGCGCGGCGACGCGACCCGTTCGACCTCCCAGGTCGGCGACGCGATCGCCGCTCGTATCGGCTCACTCGACTGA
- a CDS encoding branched-chain amino acid aminotransferase, translated as MTINLPLQAPSPAGLIWQTVRNEQAKSPEARAEILADPGFGNHFTDHMVDVCWSEKGGWHRPRVTPYGPISLDPAAAVLHYAQEVFEGMKAYRHADGSIRTFRPYENAARMQRSARRLALPELPSEIFIESLRKLVEVDAEWVPGAPETSLYLRPFMFAKEAFLGVRPAKKVAYYVIASPAAAYFPGGVAPVNIWLSTQYARAGKGGTGAAKTGGNYASSLLPQAEAHEKGCQQVAFLDDAGNLEELGGMNVVIVKRDGTLVTPESASILEGITRDSILQLAADRGHTVERRALSIDEWRSGVESGDIVGAFACGTAAVVVPIGRLLAEDFEIVHTHSEASDLALSLREELTDIQYGRREDRHGWMLRLDA; from the coding sequence ATGACGATCAACCTCCCGCTCCAGGCTCCGTCTCCCGCAGGGCTCATCTGGCAGACCGTTCGCAACGAGCAGGCGAAGTCGCCTGAGGCGCGCGCCGAGATCCTCGCCGACCCCGGCTTCGGCAACCACTTCACCGACCACATGGTCGATGTCTGCTGGTCCGAGAAGGGCGGCTGGCACCGTCCGCGGGTCACGCCCTACGGCCCGATCTCGCTCGACCCGGCCGCCGCGGTGCTGCACTACGCGCAGGAGGTCTTCGAGGGCATGAAGGCCTACCGTCACGCCGACGGTTCGATCCGCACCTTCCGCCCGTACGAGAACGCCGCGCGCATGCAGCGGTCGGCCCGGCGCCTCGCGCTGCCCGAGCTCCCCAGCGAGATCTTCATCGAATCACTGAGGAAGCTCGTCGAGGTCGACGCCGAGTGGGTGCCCGGCGCCCCCGAGACGAGCCTGTACCTGCGTCCGTTCATGTTCGCGAAAGAGGCGTTCCTCGGCGTGCGGCCGGCGAAGAAGGTCGCGTACTACGTGATCGCGAGCCCCGCGGCGGCGTACTTCCCGGGCGGCGTGGCCCCCGTGAACATCTGGCTCTCGACCCAGTACGCGCGCGCCGGCAAGGGCGGCACGGGTGCGGCCAAGACCGGCGGCAACTACGCGTCGAGCCTGCTGCCCCAGGCCGAGGCCCACGAGAAGGGCTGCCAGCAGGTCGCCTTCCTCGACGACGCCGGCAACCTCGAGGAGCTCGGCGGCATGAACGTCGTCATCGTCAAGCGCGACGGCACGCTCGTGACGCCCGAGTCGGCCTCGATCCTCGAGGGCATCACGCGCGACTCGATCCTGCAGCTCGCAGCCGACCGCGGCCACACCGTCGAACGTCGGGCGCTCTCGATCGACGAGTGGCGTTCGGGCGTCGAGTCCGGCGACATCGTCGGCGCGTTCGCGTGCGGAACGGCGGCCGTGGTGGTGCCCATCGGGCGCCTGCTCGCCGAGGACTTCGAGATCGTGCACACGCACTCCGAGGCATCCGACCTGGCCCTGTCCCTGCGCGAAGAGCTGACCGACATCCAGTACGGCCGCCGCGAAGACCGCCACGGCTGGATGCTGCGCCTCGACGCGTGA
- a CDS encoding GNAT family acetyltransferase codes for MSSSDLLEGADAAADAARIRPFEVADTEPVVALWRAAGLVVPWNDPYLDIERKLTVQPEMFLVGEAGGAVVATAMIGYDGHRGWVNYLAVDGSRRGEGLGARMMAEAERLLSERGCAKLNLQVRSTNAGVIAFYRSLGYGVDEVTSLGKRLIPDEPRADAP; via the coding sequence GTGAGTTCCTCCGATCTGCTCGAAGGGGCGGATGCCGCGGCCGACGCCGCGCGCATCCGCCCCTTCGAGGTCGCCGACACCGAGCCCGTCGTGGCGCTCTGGCGCGCGGCCGGGCTCGTGGTGCCGTGGAACGACCCGTACCTCGATATCGAGCGCAAGCTGACCGTGCAACCGGAGATGTTCCTCGTCGGCGAGGCCGGTGGCGCCGTCGTCGCGACCGCGATGATCGGATACGACGGTCACCGCGGGTGGGTCAACTACCTCGCGGTCGACGGCTCGCGGCGCGGCGAGGGGCTCGGTGCGCGGATGATGGCCGAGGCCGAGCGTCTGCTCTCCGAGCGCGGATGCGCCAAGCTCAACCTGCAGGTGCGGTCGACGAACGCCGGGGTCATCGCCTTCTACCGCAGCCTCGGCTACGGGGTCGACGAGGTCACGAGCTTGGGCAAGCGGCTCATCCCTGACGAGCCGCGCGCCGACGCGCCGTAG
- a CDS encoding fumarylacetoacetate hydrolase family protein translates to MKIARFSHGESISFGVVDEEEHELVVLKADPMFAGYEPTGERVALAAATLLAPVIPRSKIVAVGKNYREHAAEMGSDAPSEPLLFLKPNTSVIGPADTIVLPPQSERVEHEGEVAVVIGRIAKNVAEADAASVIFGYTIANDVTARDLQQRDGQWARAKGFDTFCPLGPVIDTELDLVNGTIETSVNGERRQEGRLADMVHSIPAIIAYASSVFTLLPGDVILTGTPAGVGPIVDGDEVSVSVSGLGTLTNRARRA, encoded by the coding sequence ATGAAGATCGCGCGCTTCTCGCATGGTGAGTCCATCTCGTTCGGTGTCGTCGACGAAGAGGAGCACGAGCTCGTCGTCCTCAAGGCCGACCCGATGTTCGCAGGCTACGAGCCGACCGGGGAGCGGGTCGCACTCGCGGCCGCCACCCTGCTGGCCCCGGTCATCCCGCGGTCGAAGATCGTCGCCGTCGGCAAGAACTACCGCGAGCACGCCGCCGAGATGGGCAGCGATGCCCCCAGCGAGCCGCTGCTCTTCCTGAAGCCGAACACCTCGGTGATCGGCCCGGCCGACACGATCGTGCTGCCGCCGCAGAGCGAGCGCGTCGAGCACGAGGGCGAGGTCGCCGTGGTGATCGGCCGCATCGCGAAGAACGTCGCCGAGGCCGACGCGGCGAGCGTGATCTTCGGTTACACGATCGCGAACGACGTGACCGCGCGCGACCTCCAGCAGCGCGACGGTCAGTGGGCGCGCGCCAAGGGGTTCGACACGTTCTGCCCGCTCGGTCCGGTCATCGACACCGAGCTCGACCTGGTGAACGGCACGATCGAGACGAGCGTCAACGGCGAGCGCCGCCAAGAGGGGCGCCTGGCCGACATGGTGCACTCGATCCCGGCGATCATCGCCTATGCGTCGAGCGTGTTCACGCTGCTGCCGGGCGACGTGATCCTCACCGGAACGCCGGCGGGCGTCGGCCCGATCGTCGACGGCGACGAGGTCTCGGTCTCGGTCTCGGGGCTCGGCACGCTCACGAACCGCGCGCGCCGCGCGTAG
- a CDS encoding aminotransferase class V-fold PLP-dependent enzyme has product MHHERSRYVGGRGYLAACTLGLPADATRDAVRRDLDAWATGSATAADYSASLERSRAHAASLLGAAPRNVATGSQVSVFTGLVAASAPRGAEVLCVDGDFSSVVAPFLAHGGLRVRHVPLDALADAVTADTAYVSYSLVQSSTGQIADAAAIAEAARAAGAFTLVDTTQATGWMPTDDLDADLLVCHAYKWLSSPRGAAFAAFSDRAIEEITPFTAGWYSGADPWTSCYGPDLHVAPDATRFDVSPAWNAWAGAEAALEIAASLDMREVRRHDLSLANSFRAGLGLEASDSAIVSWSDPDGCDLGAMTAAGITASGRAGRARAAFHVWNDEEDVALALGSLHPHAAFAI; this is encoded by the coding sequence ATGCACCACGAGCGATCCCGATACGTCGGCGGCCGCGGCTACCTCGCCGCCTGCACCCTCGGCCTGCCGGCCGACGCCACGCGCGACGCCGTGCGCCGCGATCTCGATGCCTGGGCGACCGGGTCCGCGACCGCCGCCGACTACTCGGCGAGCCTCGAGCGCTCGCGCGCCCACGCCGCGAGCCTGCTCGGCGCGGCCCCCCGAAACGTCGCCACCGGATCCCAGGTCTCGGTGTTCACCGGTCTCGTCGCGGCATCCGCACCCCGTGGCGCCGAAGTGCTCTGCGTCGACGGCGACTTCTCCTCGGTCGTCGCCCCGTTCCTGGCCCACGGTGGCCTGCGCGTGCGGCACGTGCCGCTCGACGCACTCGCCGACGCCGTCACGGCCGACACGGCGTACGTCTCGTACTCGCTGGTGCAGTCGTCCACGGGCCAGATCGCGGATGCCGCAGCCATCGCCGAGGCCGCGCGGGCCGCCGGCGCGTTCACCCTCGTCGACACGACGCAGGCGACCGGGTGGATGCCCACCGACGACCTCGACGCCGACCTGCTCGTCTGCCACGCCTACAAGTGGTTGAGCTCGCCGCGGGGCGCCGCGTTCGCCGCCTTCTCGGACCGGGCGATCGAGGAGATCACGCCGTTCACGGCGGGCTGGTACTCGGGCGCCGATCCGTGGACCTCGTGCTACGGACCCGACCTCCACGTCGCGCCCGATGCCACGCGCTTCGATGTCTCCCCCGCGTGGAACGCGTGGGCGGGCGCCGAGGCCGCACTGGAGATCGCCGCCTCGCTCGACATGCGGGAGGTCCGGCGGCACGACCTGTCGCTCGCGAACTCGTTCCGCGCGGGCCTCGGGCTCGAGGCGTCCGACAGCGCGATCGTCTCGTGGAGCGACCCCGACGGATGCGACCTCGGGGCGATGACCGCAGCGGGCATCACGGCGTCGGGTCGCGCCGGTCGCGCCCGCGCGGCCTTCCACGTGTGGAACGACGAGGAGGACGTCGCCCTCGCGCTCGGGTCATTGCACCCGCACGCCGCCTTCGCCATCTGA
- a CDS encoding LysR family transcriptional regulator — MSDASIDALAESLDLLTVRLVRRIAEHGSLTAAAASIGYSQPAVSQHLRRFEQRTGIALIERAGRGVRLTQSGRVLARHANAVATALEAAAGELAEIRGLRAGRVRLAAFPSASATLVPKLIAGLAARHPGVTVSYVEAEPPEAVAAVRADRSDLAITFSYPGDRDDPHTERARGLDVRSIGAEPMQVVLPEGHPAAASDAVDLADLAADAWIAGCPSCRGHLLELADGAGFRPRIGFETDNFVAVESMVAQGLGVALLPELALAASPRRPGVVVRPTAGGDVRSLHLVTARGGARVPAVAAAVAVIEGLAAAH; from the coding sequence ATGTCGGATGCCTCGATCGACGCCCTCGCCGAATCCCTCGACCTGCTCACCGTGCGGCTCGTGCGTCGCATCGCCGAGCACGGATCGCTCACCGCCGCGGCGGCCTCGATCGGCTACAGCCAGCCCGCGGTCAGTCAGCACCTGCGTCGCTTCGAGCAGCGTACGGGCATCGCGCTCATCGAACGGGCCGGGCGCGGCGTCCGGCTCACGCAGTCCGGGCGCGTGCTGGCCAGGCACGCGAACGCGGTCGCGACCGCACTCGAGGCCGCAGCGGGCGAGCTCGCCGAGATCCGCGGGCTCCGGGCCGGGCGGGTGCGGCTCGCGGCGTTCCCGTCGGCGTCGGCCACGCTCGTGCCGAAGCTCATCGCGGGCCTCGCGGCGCGGCATCCGGGCGTCACCGTGTCCTACGTCGAGGCAGAGCCGCCCGAGGCCGTGGCCGCGGTGCGGGCCGATCGCTCCGACCTCGCCATCACGTTCAGCTACCCCGGCGATCGCGACGACCCGCACACCGAACGCGCGCGCGGACTCGACGTGCGCTCGATCGGGGCGGAACCCATGCAGGTCGTGCTGCCGGAAGGGCACCCGGCCGCGGCATCCGATGCCGTCGACCTGGCCGACCTCGCCGCGGACGCCTGGATCGCCGGATGCCCCAGCTGCCGCGGGCACCTCCTCGAGCTTGCCGACGGTGCCGGATTCCGCCCGCGCATCGGGTTCGAGACCGACAACTTCGTCGCCGTCGAGAGCATGGTCGCGCAGGGGCTCGGCGTCGCCCTGCTGCCCGAGCTCGCACTCGCGGCGTCGCCCCGGCGGCCGGGGGTGGTCGTGCGGCCGACGGCCGGGGGAGACGTGCGCTCGCTGCACCTCGTGACCGCCCGCGGCGGCGCACGCGTGCCCGCCGTCGCCGCCGCCGTCGCCGTGATCGAGGGGCTCGCCGCGGCGCACTGA